The Oncorhynchus clarkii lewisi isolate Uvic-CL-2024 chromosome 12, UVic_Ocla_1.0, whole genome shotgun sequence genome segment GAAACCAAAACAAAGCTGTGAAAACTAAAATCACATCACATCTTTATCTTATAATAAAAATACAAGATTATAAGCTAGTAGTAGAGTTATAATAACAGCACCCAGTGTTGTTGTCTACCCCCCCTATTGggaagcagagggagggagagagagaggggggactggAGACAGCGAGAAGAGCAGTCTGGAAAAGTTAATGATTACTTGTGTCTGACTCCACACTCCGGATCGTTACTATTCCTggatgtccacacacacacacacacacacacacacacacacacacacacacacacacacacacacacacacacggaatgaTTTTTTTCACTCACTGTTTAACCTTCAAATGTGAGTTCACACTATCAACATTAAATACAGAGGAGACACCTGGGAATAAGTTCTTATTGATCCTGActttgtcccaaatagcacctccCTGTTAGAAAGTCAGAAAGGTTACTGTGGGAGTCTATCTTATTTAAGAGGGCTTTATAGGCATGGGAATCACATGTTTAAATTGCCAAAGCTagtgaaatagacaataaacaaggGAAATAAATGAACAGAAATGAACAGTAAGCATTAAActcacaataaaaaaatagtaatgatatagacatttcaaatgttatattattggccAGGGGCTTAACTTTAGTTTTAGATGTTATGGGGGGGGTAAACCGGATAAACACTCCATACAGCCTTCCCGACCGCTCGGAGCCGTCCGCATGGTCTTAAAGTCCACTGAAAGTTGCGCTatgtacagtctctctctctctttatcggagcagacagagacagtcacatAATGGTTCTTGTCTTCATCAGacacagggggagggagagagagaggaaggNNNNNNNNNNNNNNNNNNNNNNNNNNNNNNNNNNNNNNNNNNNNNNNNNNNNNNNNNNNNNNNNNNNNNNNNNNNNNNNNNNNNNNNNNNNNNNNNNNNNTTCTATTAAAGGGCCCTGGTCGGCCCTGGCCTTGGCTACCTGCCATTCTATTAAAGGGCCCTGGTCGGCCCTGGCCATGGCTACCTGCCATTCTATTAAAGGGCCCTGGTCGGCCCTGGCCTTGGCTACCTGCCATTCTATTAAAGGGCCCTGGTCGGCCCTGGCTACCTGCCATTCTATTAAAGGGCCCTGGTCGGCCCTGGCTACCTGCCATTCTATTAAAGGGCCCTGGTCGGCCCTGGCTACCTGCCATTCTATTAAAGGGCCCTGGTCGGCCCTGGCTACCTGCCATTCTATTAAAGGGCCCTGGTCGGCCCTGGCTACCTGCCATTCTATTAAAGGGCCCTGGTCGGCCCTGGCTACCTGCCATTCTATTAAAGGGCCCTGGTCGGCCCTGGCTACCTGCCATTCTATTAAAGGGCCCTGGTCGGCCTTGGCTACCTGCCATTCTATTAAAGGGCCCTGGTCGGCCCTGGCTACCTGCCATTCTATTAAAGGGCCCTGGTCGGCCCTGGCCCTACCTGCCATTCTATTAAAGGGCCCTGGTCGGCCCTGGCCTTGGCTACCTGCCATTCTATTAAAGGGCCCTGGTCGGCCCTGGCTACCAGCCATTCTATTAAAGGGCCCTGGTCGGCCCTGGCTACCTGCCATTCTATTAAAGGGCCCTGGTCGGCCCTGGCTACCTGCCATTCTATTAAAGGGCCCTGGTCGGCCCTGGCCTTGGCTACCTGCCATTCTATTAAAGGGCCCTGGTCGGCCCTGGCTACCTGCCATTCTATTAAAGGGCCCTGGTCGGCCCTGGCCTTGGCTACCTGCCATTCTATTAAAGGGCCCTGGCCTTGGCTACCTGCCATTCTATTAAAGGGCCCTGGTCGGCCCTGGCCTTGGCTACCTGCCATTCTATTAAAGGGCCCTGGTCGGCCCTGGCTACCAGCCATTCTATTAAAGGGCCCTGGTCGGCCCTGGCGCTGCCCAGACAGCCCTCTCTCAGTCTGACTAGCACCATAAATCAAACATAACATTTCCATATCCTCACAGAAGTATTTAGAAATGACCAGGCAAAActttaatgttgttgttgtaataacaTTGTTATAAAATGTATAATATACAGTTATATTTTTCACAAATGGTAAATAactattaaaatatatatatattaacttgTATTGATTTTAAGCGTATGACTGTGGAAAATCATATGCTGAAAAAATACAAACCCCAAAAACCTTAACATTCACGAGAAAAATAAAACTAAACTCACCGGGTGGTTTAAGAAAGTCCATTGGATATCGGGAataaggaggagggggggactctgaaatgaaaagaaagaaataagacagaagagagagagagagagaaaagacagagcaAAAACAGAGCATGAGAAAAAGCTTCCAGGGAAAGATGAAACGTATGATAACAGTTGGCATTCTTTTTGGGAAACTGTTTGTGTTATCAGTGGGGGTTGGAGGCAGGGCAGGCAGCGAGGCAGCCATGCGGCGATTGCCTTGATATCTGACGAAGAGATAAACAAGGGGCGCCTGGCGCCAGCCTCTAGGCGGCTATCTGACTAGGCTCCGACTCAGGCTGTGGGAGATACGGGCCTCTTTGCTCACACCAGAACAGGACACTCCAATCGGAATCGCTGCCTGGATGCAAGCAAACTAACTTGGTCCAGACTGACTTTCAAATACAACAAGATACATGGAGGTCAAGGATAGGAAATGTAAAATAATTGAATATTGTGCATCTTATTTGTTATTACACGTAGCCTTACATTAAAAGATGGTCACGTTCAATCAAATAAATGTACTTTCATGTGACAAGACCCTCCATGACTACTTCCTATAACTGTTTGAAGCCATCCTCGTTCACAATACTGTACAAGAGGGGTTTAATAAATGCATTCTACAGAAGATAATGGTATAGGAAACCTACAAATTAAGAGCAAGATCCCCTCTGCAGTTTAGAAAAACTAggggcagtaggtagcctagtggttagcgcgttgggccagtaacctgaaaggttgctagatcgaatccctaaACTGACAAGCTAAAAGTCTGGCAATCTGGCCCTAAACAAGGCAATTATCCCGCTGTTcataggccgttattgtaaataatacTTTGTTCTTAAGTAATTGACTTTCATagttaaaaaaagaagaagcttGGCCACACCAATAAAATACGTCTACCGTTTATAAATAATAAGGCCATAATATAATTGCAGCTGTTTTGATTTGTGAGGGGCCATTCAAAGCAAATGTTGAATCATTTCCCATATCCTAGATAGAAGAATTTATACATCTAACCTTAGTGATTATGCTGTACGTTGTGCTGCTAAAACGTCATACCAACCAAGTCTGACCTATAGCGTTGCAATTGGCACAACCGGTAATTGTGTCTGGGAAAGTTTACATGCCAATCAATTTACCCACACACAATATTAAACAGTGTACCAATTATAGTCTAGGTCTATATTTTTGCAATTGCTGATTTTTTTTCACGTTATAATCtatggtttaaaaaatatatataaataatttacCGAGTTCACAAAGCCTGCTCATGTGGTGCGGATTGCAGCAAACGAGTTCTGGGTTAATTTCCCCATAGGATTCACAGCAAGACAGCCTTTTTAATTCCGAGCAATCCATGAGGTCCGGCCACCGAAACACTTTGTAGAGCAGCAAGGGGAGGGAATAAGACTGCTGACCCAGTTTGGTGTCCACTTTGCTGGGTAGGAGCAGGCAGGGGCTCCGCGCACCCCCCTTTGACTCGACCGCTTGCAAGAGCCCCTCTAATTGTTTCTCTTTTATTTGTTTCAGTATCGAGTGGGTCAGGGATTTCAATTCAGCATCCGTTCCGGCGCTAGTTTTTCCGGCAACCTTCGTCGATTTACCCATACAGCAACCCCCGGATCCATGCGTTCGTGTATCCGCATCCCCGTCGCCCTCGACTGGCGCACGGCTCCTCCAGAGTCGCCGGACGAGCCCAGTTCGTTTGGTCCTAAACATGCGGGACGAAAAGAGGATTTCCCGGCTAAAAAACGAGCATGATGTACGCAAATCATGAAGATTCCGGGATCCGTGTACAGGCAACGACAAGCAGCCTGAGATAATAGTATGGAGAAACTAGGAGTTGGAGAAGGCAAGAAAATCTGTAGCATACGCGCCAGTctttaatataaaataaaataaaataaatcaaccCCGCAAAAAAAAATCAAGGCTCCAGTCGTGTTAGTAACCTTCTCTGTAAGGAGAAATGCACCATCACCTTAACGGAGTTATAAGCCTATAATGGTCCGCTCTAAAATGCAGCTATATCGAAATATAAACCTTTTTCAATGTAAGAACGTTGAGCATCTAGAATACAAAATAGCAGCATAAAGAATTTGTTACAACGTTGAACTACTGTGAACATGAAATGCTTCATTCGTTCCGTTCATTCAGTAGCCCATGTAGAAAGATAAAcattgtaacagatgacattttACGCATATGGTTACGAGTTGGGTATCTGTGTAATTTGGGGCAGAtaaattgcctagttaaatactaGAATTAGGCTATATATCCATGAGGAAAAAAACGAAGCTGTCCAGTTTTCTTTAGAAAAACAATAATCCACACAATCCTTGATCCGAGAGCAAAAGGGCTTCAACACAGGCTGTTGTCTACGTTTATCCCTTATCTTCTAAATATCATATCTGTCTGCACATGATGTGATCTTCAATATAGATTTAGACGTTGCGAGAGGACGAAATGATCCCCTAAACAGATCCAAAACTAGGTAGCAAATCCAAAACTGGAGCCGCTTTAGTGCCAGACAGAAATCTGCCTTAGTAGGGCAGTCGCACAGAGTCCCCGTCTACCCGTCCGTTGTACCAGAATTATTTGTCGAAATATCCCTTTATAAATTAATCCAGACACTTATTGAATGAGGTTTCCGTAGACTAAGGAATAAAGCGATTTGAGTGGCGACAAAGAAGTGATGCGATCTTCAGAAAACGTCTGAGAATGACGCGAATAGTTGAAGAGC includes the following:
- the LOC139421776 gene encoding mothers against decapentaplegic homolog 7-like, whose product is MFRTKRTGLVRRLWRSRAPVEGDGDADTRTHGSGGCCMGKSTKVAGKTSAGTDAELKSLTHSILKQIKEKQLEGLLQAVESKGGARSPCLLLPSKVDTKLGQQSYSLPLLLYKVFRWPDLMDCSELKRLSCCESYGEINPELVCCNPHHMSRLCELESPPPPYSRYPMDFLKPPGCDDRLRQAAV